The following proteins are encoded in a genomic region of Raphanus sativus cultivar WK10039 unplaced genomic scaffold, ASM80110v3 Scaffold3576, whole genome shotgun sequence:
- the LOC108820381 gene encoding protein IQ-DOMAIN 27-like: MGRAARWFKRLFGTKKSLVSDSEKEQNKQAIAVATTTATTKEAAADSVVTGDIIVRDERWAVVTIQKVFRGSLARKALRALKGIVKLQALVRGYLVRKRAAVMLHNMQTLLRVQTVMRSKRNRRLNKEYNNMLQPRHSFDEVTDAESRTKVVEIHDAFKRRSKSRQKHNVATMAEHEDGFVYQRNDLELNLPKEKWKFARTPRLSSSLHNHTGNNRYYVMQSPCGNSSSEYGMSTPGYMEKTQSFKAKVRSHSAPHQRSERMRLSLDEVIASGSSVSGESLLHQQQQRYSCS, translated from the exons ATGGGACGAGCAGCGAGATGGTTTAAGAGATTGTTTGGAACCAAGAAGAGCCTCGTTTCGGATTCAGAGAAAGAACAGAACAAGCAAGCAATTGCTGTTGCGACCACAACCGCTACAACTAAAGAAGCAGCGGCTGACTCAGTGGTTACAGGAGATATCATTGTGAGGGACGAGCGTTGGGCCGTTGTGACAATTCAAAAAGTCTTCAGGGGCTCTTTG GCGAGGAAAGCTTTACGTGCATTGAAAGGTATAGTAAAGCTACAAGCTCTGGTGAGAGGATACTTGGTCAGGAAACGCGCTGCTGTGATGCTGCACAACATGCAAACTTTGCTTAGAGTTCAAACCGTTATGCGGTCTAAACGCAATCGCCGCCTCAACAAAGAGTACAACAACATGTTACAACCACGACATTCCTTT GACGAAGTAACGGACGCTGAGAGCCGTACGAAGGTTGTTGAGATCCATGACGCATTCAAGAGGAGATCTAAGTCTAGACAAAAGCACAATGTTGCTACAATGGCTGAACATGAAGACGGTTTTGTTTACCAAAGGAATGATTTGGAGTTGAATCTACCCAAGGAGAAGTGGAAGTTTGCTAGGACGCCTAGATTATCATCATCATTGCACAACCACACGGGTAATAATCGCTACTATGTTATGCAGTCTCCTTGTGGAAACTCTTCGTCTGAGTATGGAATGAGTACCCCTGGCTACATGGAGAAAACGCAGTCGTTTAAGGCGAAGGTGCGTTCGCATAGCGCCCCGCATCAGCGGTCTGAGAGGATGCGGTTGTCGCTAGATGAGGTTATAGCGTCTGGCAGTAGCGTTAGCGGCGAGAGTTTGCTGCATCAGCAGCAGCAACGCTATTCTTGTTCCTAA
- the LOC108823089 gene encoding probable mitochondrial-processing peptidase subunit alpha-1, mitochondrial: MYRTAASRARALKGSLSRGLGPAARYASSSAVATSSSSSSSSSPGFLGWLTGGSSGSLTSLDMPLQGVSLPPPLPDRVEPSKLKITTLPNGLKIASEMSPNPAASIGLYVDCGSIYEAPYFHGATHLLERMAFKSTTNRSHLRLVREIEAIGGNTSASASREQMSYTIDALKTYVPEMVEVLIDSVRNPAFLDWEVNEELRKMKVEIAELAKNPMGFLMEAVHSAGYSGALANPLYAPESALHRLNGELLEEFMTENFTAARMVLAASGVEHEDLLKVVEPLTSDLPNVPRQAEPKSQYTGGDFRQHTGGEATHFALAFEVPGWKNEKEALIASVLQMLMGGGGSFSAGGPGKGMHSWLYLRILNEYQQVQSCTAFTSIFDNTGLFGIYGCSSPEFAAKAIELAAKELKDVAGGKVNQKHLDRAKAATKSAVLMNLESRMIAAEDIGRQILTYGERKPVEQFLKTVDELTLKDITDFTSKIISKPLTMGSFGDVLSVPSYDTVSSKFC; the protein is encoded by the exons ATGTATCGCACGGCAGCTTCACGAGCCAGGGCTCTCAAG GGATCTCTTAGCCGAGGTTTGGGACCTGCGGCGCGTTATGCGAGCTCTAGTGCTGTTGCTAcgagctcttcttcttcttcttcttcttctccaggtTTCTTAGGCTGGTTGACTGGTGGATCCTCTGGCTCCCTTACTTCACTGGACATGCCACTACAGGGCGTTTCTCTTCCTCCCCCGCTTCCTGACCGCGTCGAGCCAAGCAAACTCAAGATCACTACTCTTCCTAATGGCCTCAAAATCGCCTCAGAGATGTCTCCC AATCCGGCAGCTTCTATTGGTTTGTATGTTGATTGTGGTTCGATCTATGAGGCTCCTTATTTCCATGGAGCAACGCATTTGCTTGAAAGGATGGCTTTCAAGAGCACCACGAACAGAAGCCATCTACGTCTTGTCAGGGAGATAGAAGCTATTGGAGGGAACACCTCTGCATCTGCGTCTCGGGAGCAGATGAGTTACACTATTGATGCTCTTAAAACCTATGTACCTGAAATGGTTGAGGTTCTTATTGACAGTGTGAGGAACCCTGCTTTCTTGGACTGGGAAGTCAATGAAGAG CTACGTAAAATGAAGGTGGAGATAGCGGAACTTGCGAAGAACCCTATGGGGTTTCTCATGGAGGCTGTTCATTCTGCTGGTTATTCCGGTGCATTGGCTAATCCTCTGTACGCACCTGAGTCTGCTTTGCACAGATTGAATGGGGAACTCTTGGAAGAGTTTATGACT GAGAATTTCACTGCTGCACGTATGGTGTTGGCGGCAAGTGGAGTTGAGCATGAAGATCTTTTGAAAGTTGTTGAGCCATTAACTTCTGACCTTCCTAATGTCCCACGCCAAGCTGAGCCAAAATCTCAGTATACTGGTGGAGATTTTCGGCAACATACTGGTGGAGAG GCTACACACTTTGCGCTTGCCTTTGAGGTTCCCGGCTGGAAGAACGAGAAAGAAGCACTCATCGCCTCTGTTCTCCAG ATGCTTATGGGAGGAGGTGGCTCCTTCTCAGCTGGAGGCCCTGGAAAAGGAATGCACTCATGGCTAT ATCTCCGTATTCTGAACGAATATCAGCAAGTTCAGTCATGCACCGCCTTCACTAGCATCTTTGACAACACCGGACTGTTTGGAATCTATGGTTGCTCG AGTCCTGAGTTTGCTGCAAAAGCAATTGAATTAGCAGCTAAAGAGCTGAAAGATGTAGCAGGAGGAAAAG TTAACCAGAAGCATCTAGATCGCGCCAAGGCAGCCACAAAATCTGCAGttctgatgaatttggaatctCGG ATGATTGCAGCAGAAGACATTGGCAGGCAGATACTTACATACGGAGAGAG GAAACCAGTTGAGCAGTTCTTGAAGACAGTAGACGAACTTACGTTGAAGGACATTACAGATTTCACCAGCAAGATAATTTCAAAGCCTTTGACAATGGGTTCCTTTGGAGATG TGTTGTCTGTTCCGAGTTACGACACCGTAAGCAGCAAGTTTTGTTGA